From a single Seriola aureovittata isolate HTS-2021-v1 ecotype China chromosome 18, ASM2101889v1, whole genome shotgun sequence genomic region:
- the cabp1b gene encoding calcium-binding protein 1b isoform X2, with product MGNSVKSLKIFTKKDQKKNYKAVQSCEEGGSGGAYLEPLVALAQNGANMHNVLGPACIFLRKGFAESRQADRELRPEEMDELREAFKEFDKDKDGFIGCKDLGNCMRTMGYMPTEMELIELSQQINMNLGGHVDFEDFVELMGPKLLAETADMIGVKELRDAFKEFDTNGDGQISTAELREAMKKLLGQQVGHRDLEDILRDIDLNGDGHVDFEEFVRMMSR from the exons atGGGCAACTCTGTAAAGTCGCTTAAAATTTTCACCAAGAAG GACCAGAAGAAGAACTACAAAGCAGTGCAGTCCTGTGAGGAGGGGGGCTCTGGGGGGGCCTATCTTGAGCCGCTAGTGGCCCTGGCCCAGAACGGAGCCAACATGCACAACGTACTGGGGCCTGCATGCATCTTTCTACGCAAGGGCTTCGCTGAGAGCCGGCAGGCT GACCGAGAGTTGAGGCCAGAAGAAATGGATG AGTTGCGTGAGGCGTTCAAGGAGTTCGACAAAGACAAAGACGGGTTTATCGGCTGTAAAGACCTAGGAAACTGCATGAGGACTATGGGCTACATGCCAACAGAGATGGAGCTAATAGAGCTGAGTCAGCAGATCAACATGAACT TGGGAGGACATGTTGATTTTGAGGACTTTGTAGAACTGATGGGGCCCAAACTTCTGGCTGAAACTGCAGACATGATTGGGGTGAAAGAGCTAAGGGATGCATTCAAGGAG TTTGACACAAATGGCGATGGCCAGATCAGTACAGCAGAACTTCGAGAAGCAATGAAAAAACTTTTAGGACAACAG GTTGGGCACAGAGATCTGGAGGACATCCTACGAGATATAGATCTTAACGGAGATGGACATGTAGACTTCGAAG